The Comamonas sp. lk genome contains the following window.
CGGCGGCGCCATCGCCCTGGGTCACCCCTATGGCGTCTCGGGCCAGCGCCTGACCGGTCATGCACTGATCGAAGGCAAGCGCCGCGGTGCCAAGCGCGTCTGCGTGACCATGTGCATAGGCGGGGGCATGGGCGCGGCAGGCATCTTCGAAGTTCTGTAAGCGCCTGGATGTGAAAGCCGCAGTCCGGTCCGGATTGCGGCTTTTTATTTGAGCGATTTACATTGTTTTGATAGCTGAATGCGCAATACCCATAAGCGCTAGAGCCGGTTTTTACTGAATCTGAGTAGATTTGACTAGAGGTTTGCTATGCGTCTGCGTTCCACCATCGACTTTTTGCTCTATGACTGGCTCAAGACCGAAGAGCTCAATAGCCGTCCGCGTTTTGCCGATCATTCGCGCCAGACCTTTGATGCGGTAATGGACATCTGCGAGCGCATTGCCCGCGAGAAGTACGCGCCTTTCAACCGCACGGTTGACACGCAGGAGCCGCAGTTCGACGGCGAAAAAGTCATTCTTCCCGAATGCACTTATGAGGCACGCAAGGCCTTTGCCGAATCCGGCATGCTCAGCGCCGCGCAAGACTACGAGATAGGCGGCATGCAGCTGCCTTATACGGTGGAGGCTGCGGCCAACTGTTTTTTTGCGGCGGCGTCGATCAGCATAGGCTCCAATATGCTGACCAGCGGCAATGCCAATGCCATCCTGGTGCACGGCACCGAGATGCAAAAACAGGTGTTTGCCGCCAATGAATTCAACGGCCGCTGGGCCGGCACCATGTGCCTGTCCGAACCGCAGGCCGGCTCCTCGCTCTCCGACATCACCACCCGTGCCGAAGCCGATGGCCAAGGCTTCGAGGCCGATCCTCTGGGGCCGCGCTATCGACTCAAGGGCAACAAAATGTGGATCAGCTCGGGCGACCATGAGCTGACCGAGAACATCGTGCATCTGGTACTGGCCAAGATTCCCGGTGCTGACGGCAAGTTCATCCCCGGAGTCAAAGGCATCTCGCTGTTCATTGTGCCCAAGAAACTGGTGGATACCGAAGGCCGGTTGACGGGTGAGCGCAACGATGTGGCGCTGGCCGGCCTCAATCACAAACTGGGCTGGCGCGGAACGACCAATACGCTGCTCAATTTTGGCGAGGGCAGGTATCCGGTGCGCGGCGGCGCTGGCGCCCTTGGCTATCTGGTGGGCAAGCCCGGCGAAGGCCTCAAGTGCATGTTCCACATGATGAACGAGGCCCGGATTTCGATTGGCATGGCCGCTTCCATGCTGGGGCTGGCCGGCTATTACGCCAGTCTGGAATATGCGCAAAATCGTCCGCAGGGCCGCCCCATCGGAGAGGGTGGCAAGGATGCGAGCAAGCCCCAGTCGCGCATCATCGAGCATGCCGATGTCAAGCGCATGCTGCTGGCGCAAAAAGCCTATGGCGAAGGCGCGCTGGCGCTGAACCTGTATTGCGCGCGGCTGGTGGATGAGCAGTACACGGGCTCGCCCGAGGCTGCGGCCCAGGCCAAGCTGCTGCTGGAAGTGCTGACGCCTGTGGCCAAGAGCTGGCCCAGCGAGTTCTGTCTGGAGGCCAATTCTCTGGCAATCCAGATTCACGGCGGCTACGGCTATACGCGCGATTTTGCGGTGGAGCAGTACTGGCGCGACAACCGCCTGAACATGATTCACGAGGGCACGCACGGCATTCAGGCCATGGACTTGCTGGGTCGCAAGGTGGTCATGGATGGGGGCAAGGGCCTGCAGCTGCTGGCCGGTCGCATCAATGCCACCATTGAGCGGGCCATGGGCCGGGCGCAGCTCTCGGGCTATGCCAACCATCTGGCCAAGGCGCTGGCAGAAGTGGGCGCAGCCACCAAATCGGCCTGGGCAACCGGCAATCCACAGGAGGCGCTGGCCAATGCCGTGCCCTATATGCAGGCTTTTGGCCATATGGTCCTGGCCTGGACCTGGCTGGATGTGGCCCTGGCCTTGCTGGACAAGGATGAGGAGCTGGCCATTGCCGCACACAAGGGCGGTATTGCGGCCATGCGCTATTTCTTCCACTACGAGCTGCCCAAGATCGGCGGCTGGCTGCAGGTGGTCAAATCCAGGGACATGACTTGCGCCCAGATGCGGGAAGAGGAGTTCTAGGCCTTCATCGCTCTGCGCCCCAAGAAAAAGGCCCGCTGATGCGGGCCGTTTTTTTGGTGCTTGGAGCTCAGGGCTTGTCGCAGGAATCGCTGAGACCGGCCATGCCGGCCAGTTTTTGCATGCTGCTGCGCTGGCTCAGGCAAGCCTGGTGCCTGGCTTCGCCGGCCTTGGTCTGGGCCAGCAGCAAGGCCTTGGCACGCTCGGCCTGCAACTGGGCAATGCGTTCGCGGATCTGCGGCATCAGCGCGGCGGCAGCCTTCTCGCCTTCCACAATCGCGTTGGCACGCTGGCCGAAGTCGGCTGCACCTATATCGAGCACCTTGGGGCGAATGATGATGTCGGCCCGGGCCAGCTCGGCCTGGCCCAGCTTCTGGCCCATGATGGCAATCGACTGGTTGAGCGCGCCCAGCATGTTCTCGGGCGCCTTGCCACGTGCCTTGTTGGAGATATCCACGGCGATCACGATATCGGCGCCCAGATTGCGCACCGCATCCACGGGCACGGGGCTGACGATGCCGCCGTCGACAAAGTGGTACTTGCCAATCGTCACGGGCTGGAACACGCCGGGCACGCTGCTGGAGGCGCGCACGGCCTGGCCGGTGTTGCCGCGTGCAAACACGGTGCGTTCGCCATCTTCCAGGCGGGTGGAGACGACGACAAAAGGCTTGGCCATCTGTTCCAGCGGCTTGCGGTTTACCTGCTCGTTGACATAGTCCTCGAGCTTCTGGCCCAGCACCAGACCGCCGGAAGACAGTTGCAGATCGCGAATCTTGGCCTCGTCCAGCGCCACGGCTTTCTCTTGCAGCTCAAAGGCATTCATGCCGCTGGCGTAGAGCGCGCCCACCACGCTGCCGGCGCTGGTGCCGGCCAGCACCGAAGGGGTCAGGCCGTTGGCTTCCAGCATCTTGATGACGCCGATATGGGCAAAGCCTTTGGCCGCACCGCCGCCCAGGGCCAGGCCGATCTTGATGGGCGGGGCGGAAACCGTGGTGGCAGTCGCTTCAGGCGCGGCTGCGGAAGGGCTGGGTGGATTGCTACCGCAGGCGGCCAAGCCCAGCAGGCTCAAACACGCCAGAGGGCGCAAAAAAACATTCAAGCGCATGCCAGGAAATCCTGCTGTCTATGGGGCGCAAAGTATAGCTGGCCGCTGTTTCTGCCCTGTGAGCATTGCTATTCGCTTCTTTATTGATAGCTTTGAGCGAAATATGGGCAAGGGGTTTAGCGCAAATTCATTGAAACGATCAGCGACGGCATACGCCATGTTTGACAGATTTGATGCACAATAGTTTGTATGCCAACTAAATCCACGGACAGAGCCGAAGGCCAGCATGATCTCTCACAGGTGCGCTCGCGCTTCGGGCGGCTGATCGGCTCGGTGTACCGCCAATGGCGCCGGCAGGTGGATTTGAGTTTCAAGGACCAGGGGCTGACCGACGCGACCCGCATGCCCTTGGTGGTGCTGTATGCCAAGCAGGAGGCCATGCTGCAAAAAGAGCTGGCCAAGGCGCTGCATCTGGAGACTTCCTCGCTGGTGCGGGTGCTCGATCAGCTGCGTGCCATGCAGCTGGTGGACTGGGCCAGCGACCCGCAGGACCGACGTACCAAACGCATTGCCTTGACCGAGCAAGGCCGCGCGGCAGCAGCCAGCATCGTCGATAAAAGCCTGGAGATAGAGCACGAGATGCTGGCCGACCTCACGCCCGAGGAGCTTTCCGTGACCCGCGCCACGTTGGAAAAAATTGCCAAGCGCTTCGCTGCCATGAACGATTCCGAACCCGGCAGCACGCCCCGCTGAGCGTCTCAATCAAACCAGACTTCATGCCCGAGACAAGCACATTGAGCAAGTCCAGCTTATGGACCATCCCACCGGCCTGGTGGGTGGGCTTTGCACTGGTGGTCGGTGTGATGGGCGCGGCGCTGATCAGCCCGCTATATGCCTTGTACCGAGAGGCCTGGCAGCTGCGGGCCAGCGATATCTCGGCCATTTATGTGCTGTATATGGCGGGCGGCCTGTGCAGCCTGCTGTTTTTAGGGCGCCTGCCTGATCGCGTGGGCTTCAAGCGCGTGCTGCTGGTGTTTTTGGCGCTGACCTTGCTGGGCACGCTGGTGTCCATGCTGGCCTGGGACAAAAGCAGCTTGATTGTCGGACGCTTCATGGTGGGCGTGTCCTCCAGCCTGATCACCATCAGCGGCACGCTGGGGCTTACCGCCTTGCTCAGCCGTGACGGGCAGTCCTCGCCGCAGCGCGTGGCCATGTTGGCCAGCTTTCTCAATGTGTTCGGTTTTGGCCTGGGGCCGTTGATTGGCGGGGTGCTGGGCCAGTGGGGGCCCCAGCCCTTGCTGACGGCCTATATCCCCACGCTGATTCTGGGTCTGGTGGGCATGGCGGCCATCTACAAGCTGGAGCTGCCCGGGCATGCGCACCACGCCGCCCACGGCCAGGGCGTATTGCGCTGGCAGGACTGCATGCCGCGCCTGACCTGGCCGGCGCGTGCAGAGTCCGTCGCTTTCATGATGACCTGCGGCTTTCCGTTTTTGGCCTTTGGCGTCTTCGGCTTGTATGCCTCCATGGCGCCGCTGTTTCTGAAGCAGATGGTGAGCTGGCACGGCCCGTTTGTCAGCGGCACGGCGATTGCCGTGATTTTGCTGGCCTCGGCGGCCATTCAGATGCTGGTGTCGCGCATGCGCGTGCACCGCTGCGGACGGCTGGGCATGCTGGCGTTGGTGGTCAGCAATGCCTTGCTGATCGTCAATCTGCATGCGTCCTCCACCCTGATTTTTGTGGCCGGCGTGGCCTTGACGGCCATAGGCCATGGCATGTCCATGCTGGCGGGCATGTCCATGGTCAGCCGCATTGCCGGACCGGACAACCGCGCAGGCCTTTTGTCTACCTATCAGCTGATTGGGTTGATAGGTTCGATGCTGCCCATGATGGCCGTGGGCTGGATTGCCGATCATTGGGGCATCGACTGGGCGGTGACCCTGTTTGCCCTGATGGTCATGGTGTTGGGAACGGTGCTGGGATGGGCTTTTGCGCGGCATCCGCGCATGCGGGCCGTGGCACAGGAGTAAGAGATGAATGAGGATGGAAAAGACAGCGCCGCGCGTTCTTCGTTGGAAGCGCTGCCGCAGTCTGTAGTCGGCGCGGCCCCGTTTGCGGACCGGGTGCGCGTGCCCTTGTGGCTGCTGGTGCTGGTGACCCTGAGCGGCACCATGGCCATGCATATTTTCGTGCCGGCCTTGCCGGTGGCCGGTTCCGCCCTGCATGCCTCGCCCGCCAGCATGCAGCAGACCATCACGCTGTATGTGGTGGGTCTGGCGGTGGGCCAGCTGATCTACGGCCCGATTTCGGATGCCTGGGGGCGCAGACCGGCCTTGCTGATGGGTTTGGGCCTGTATCTGGGGGCCGGCTTGCTGGCCTTGTTCGCTCCCAGCCTTGAGTGGCTGCTGGCCGCGCGCCTGTTGCAGGCCCTGGGTGGTGCGGCCGGCATCACGCTGGGGCGGGCGATTGTGCGCGATACCTCCACGCCCGCGCGCATGACCAAAGATCTGGCCTTGCTCAATCTGCTGACTCTGGTGGGGCCAGGCCTGTCGCCCATCATCGGCTCCTATCTGGCAGAGCATTTTGGCTGGCGTGCCATCTATGTGTTTCTGGTCTGCATGGGCTGCGCCATGGTGATCTGCAGCTACAAGCTGCTGCCCGAGACCAGCAAACAGCGCAGCCCGCTGGCGGTCGCCGGTATCGCCAGGGATTACCGCCGCCTGCTGGGCAATCCCGTTTTTGTCGGCTTCATGCTGGGCGGCTCCTGCTCGACCACGGCACTCTACCCTTATCTGGCCACCGTGCCCTATATCGTGCATGAGCAGCTGGGCTACCCCATCAGCCAGGTGGGCTGGTTTGCCGCGGTGACAATTGTGGGCGCCAGTGTGGGAACCTTGATCACGCGGCGCTTGACCGGCAGCGTCAAACCCGAGATTTTTCTGTACCTGGGCGCAGGCCTGAGCTGCTCCATGGCCGTGCTGCTGCTGCTGGTCTATCAATGGGGGGCGCTCAACGCCACGGCTCTTGTGCTCATCAGCTTCACCATGACCATGGGGGCCGGGCTGGCCAGTCCAGCGGCGCTGTCGCGCTCGCTGAGCTCGGCGCCGGGGCTGGTGGGCTCGGCCGCCGGCTTTTATGGCTTTGGCCAGATGGCCATGGGCGCCATAGGCACCAAGCTGGTGGGCTATGGGGACGATCCCACAGTGGCCTGCGCCGTAACCCAGATCGCCATCACGGCGCTGGCGCTGGCGAGCTACCGCTTTGCCCAGCGGCGCTCTCCAGTCTAAGGCCGGCTCAGCGCATGGCCCGGCGCAGCCAGGCGCTGCTCCAGTCCACGGCCATGCTGAGCGCCAGCATGGCAATGATCACGGTGCTGGCCTGGGCATAGTGAAACAGCGACAGCTCAAAGTACAGCAGCTGGCCCAGCCCGCCGGCCCCCACAAAACCCAGGATGGCGGCCATGCGGATATTCATCTCCCAGCGGTACAGCGTATAGGCCAGCAGCTGCGGCGCAGCGCCGGGAAAAGTGCCGTAGCAAAACGCCAGCAAGCGGTTGCTACCGGCCAATTGCAGGGCGCGGGCCGGGGCGGCGGGCGTGTTTTTCAAGGCCTCGGCATACAGCCGCCCCAGCACGCCCGAGGTGTGCAAAGCCAGGGCCAGGGCCCCGGCAAACGGCCCCAGACCCACGGCTAGCGCCGTGATGGTGGCCCAGACCAGCTCGGGCACGGAGCGCAGCACGTTCAGCACCAGATTCCATGGCGCCCGCCAGCGCGGCAAGGCCAGCAGCAGGCCGGCCATGGCGGCCAGCAAGGTGCCGACGATGGAAATGGCCAGCGTCTCCCAAACGCCTTGCAGCACCTTGAGCAGCCAGGGCTGGCTCAGATCCGGCGGGAAAAAGCCCTGCACGAACTCGCCCATGCTGCTGGCTGCTTCCTGGGTGAACAGGGCCGGTAAATTCATGTCCAGCAGGCGCAGACTGCCCCACAGTCCTGCGATGGCTGCTATCAAAAACAGTGTGCTGCGCCAGCCAAAAGGCAGGGCGTGCGCGGCGGGCACCGCATCGAGTGCGCTGCGCAGCCAGGTCGAGAGCAGATCGGCGGCCGCTACCAGCAGCATGAAGGCCAGCAAGATGCTGGCGGCTTCGCCGCCGTTGAGCATCTTCATGGCCTGATCCATGAGCTGGCCCAGACCGCCGGCGCCCACAAAACCCATGACCACCGAAGCGCGGATGGCGCACTCCCAGCGGTAGACGGTGTAGGAGGTCAGCTCCTTGGCCGCCTGCGGCAGCAGTCCGTAGAGCAGGGCCTGCAAGCGGCCCGCGCCGCTGGCGCGCAAGGCTTTGGCGGGGGCCGGGTCGGTGGATTCCAGAATTTCGGCATAGACCTTGGCCAGCATGCCGCCATAGGTCAGGCCCAGGGCCAGCACGCCGGCAGCCGGGCCCAGGCCGAAGACGCGCACGAACACCAGAGCCCAGACCAGCTCGGGAATGCCGCGCAAGATGGTAAGCACGCCACGTGCCACCGGGTTGAGGGTGACCCGCTCGCGTGCCGCACCGCTAGACAGATAGGCCATGGGCACGGCAATCACCAAGGCCAGCGCCATGCCGGCCGTGGCAATGGCCAGGGTCTCCAGCGCCGCCTGGCCCAGATAAGCCAGGAACTCGGCACCGGTTTCCGGCGGCAGAAAGCTGGCCAGAAAGTTGCCTATCACCTTGAGGTTGTTGGCGTCCAGAAACGGCTGCAGCGAAAAACCCGAGGTCTGCAGCATGGGCCACAGCAAGACCAAGGCAAGCACCAGCCAGGTCAGCCGTCCGCGCGCAGCGGGGTCCCGTTTCGCGAATCGGGCGCTTGAATCCGACACCACGTTTACCGGCATATCATTGCCGAGGCCGCAGAGTCCGCCAGGGCTTGAGCGGCTGCCGGGATGGCGGCATGGGCCGCGCCGCCTGTGCTGTTATGCATGGTGGGCAGAGGTTGAATCTGGCCGTCGGCCGCGGCATACAGCGCCTGCAGCTGCGCCTGCGTCACCTGGGCTGCAGGCAGATCGAAGGCAATGCGGCCGTCGCGTATGCCGACAATGCGCTCAAAGCAGCTCAGCGCCAGATCCACGGCATGCAGACTGGCCACCAGCGTGGCCTGGCGCGCCGCAGCTTCCTGCACCAGCAGTTGCACGGTGGCCAGAGACAGGGCCGGGTCCAGCGCCGATACCGGCTCGTCGGCCAGGATCAGGCCGGGCTGCTGGTAGAGCACGCGGGCAATGCCCACACGCTGCAGCTGCCCGCCAGAGAGCTGATCGCAGCGGGCAAACAATTTGTCTTCAAGCTGCACGCGGGCCAGGGCTTCGCGCGCGCCGGGAATGTCTTGCGGATAGGCCAGCGAGGCCAGGGCTTTCCACAGCGGCCACTGGCCCAGCTTGCCCGCCAGCACGGCGGTGATCACGCGCTGGCGCAAAGGTATGGGGGCAGCCTGGTGCACCGTGCCTATGCGGCTGCGCAGGGCTTTAAGCTGAGCCGCAGAAGTGTGGGCGGATACGGTTTGCTGCAGCACCATCATGCGGCCGGCCGTGGGCAGGTGGCTGCTGCCTAGGGTGTTGAGCAGCGAGGTTTTGCCTGCGCCCGAAGGGCCGATCAGCGCCATGTTTTCGCCTTGCGCGGCAGACAGGGAGATGCCCGAGAGTGCCACAAAGCCGTTGGCGTGGGTCAGACCTGCGTCCTCAAGAAGAAAGCTCATGAGACGGTTCTTTGAAAAAGATAGCGGCTGGCGTATATCAGTCAGACGCTAGCGGGCTAAAAGGCATGAAAAATGCCTTGTGAGAGAGAAATTAGAGCCGCATCACGGCATCGCGCGCCGTGATGCTTTTGGAGTGCTTATTTCAGCAAGCCGGCCGACTTGGCTGCCGCTTCGATGCCCACATAGTTTTCGGGCTTGGTAGCGATGAACTTGCTGGCGCGCTGCAAGTCCATGATGGCCTTGTGCTCGGGCTTGGCTGGGTCCAGTGCCAGGAAGGCGTCGGTCAGCTTCTTGATGATGGCCGGGTCCAGATCGCCACGCACCGTCCAGTTGTAGTCAAAGTAGGTGGGGGTGGTGGCGAACACGCGCACTTTGGAGGTGTCAACCTTCTTGGATTCCACCAGCTTGTCCCACACCGAGGTGTTGAGCACGCCCGCGTCGGCCTTGCCGGCGGCCACAAAGGCCACGGTGGCGTCATGCGCGCCGGAGTAAGCCACGGTCTTGAAGTCTTTTTCGGGGTTCAGGCTGGCTTGCTGCAGGAAAAAGCGCGGCATCAGGCTGCCCGAGGTGGACGAGGGTGCGCCAAAGGCAAAAGTCTTGCCCTTGAGGTCGGCCAGAGTCTTGATGTTGGGATCGGCCGTCACGAATTTGCTGGTGAAAACCGCATCTTCGGCGCGCTGCACGATGGGAATGGCCGTGCCGTTGGTGCGGATCTTCGCTTGCACAAAAGTAAAACCGCCCAGCCAGGCCATATCCAGTTTCTTGGTGGCCAGCGACTCGACCACGGCGGCGTAGTCGGAGACGGGGGTGAACACCACTTTCATGCCGGTGGCTTGCGACAGGTACTCGCCCAGAGGCTTGAACTTGCGCTGCAGCTCGGTGGGCGCTTCGTCGGGAATGGCCGACACGCGCAACACGGCCGGGGTGTCGGCGTGGGCGCTGATGGTCATCAGAGAAGATGCGGCAAAGGCTGCAACAGCCAGACCGCGCAGCGCCGTACGGCGAGCGGCCATGCGGCCAGCGAAGGAGTGCGTCATGAAGTGTTCCGTTCAAAAAGCTACCGCCGTCCGGATACACGGCGGTTTAACAGGTCGCAAGCGGGTGGCTTGCGGCGAATGAGAACCCATAGGCGGTACATCGACCGCTGGCGGCGATTGTTGCGCAAACCCTAAGTCCTCGCGGACCGCTTCGGTTAGGCCCTCGCAGCCGTGCTCCGGCATTACGCCGAAACTTTCAGCGGGCAGCGGCACAAGCCCAGTTCAACTCCATGGCCTGCACCTGAAGCTCAGAGCCTTGGCGCAACAACGCAAGATTTCCTACAGGAAAAAAACCATGTGCTTTGTACAAGCGCATGGCGGGAGAGTCCGCGACCGTGACGCCGAGGCGAACAAGTTGCGTTCCACATTTTTTGGCCCAGGCAAGTGCTTGGGTGAGCAGGGCATGGCCAGCACCCTGGCCGCGCACAGCAGGCTCGACCCACATCTGATAGATGTCGGCAACCCCGGGCTCCGAGTCGGACAGCTTGCACCAGATAAGTCCGCAGACCTGCTCATCATTGATGGCAAAAAGCACCCGGTCCTTGCCTCCGGTGGCCGCAGCAGCAAGTCGTTCGGACCAGTTGTCATCTGCTCTCGCGACCTCTGCCTCCCAAGTGCTGCCGAAGGCGTCGGGCGAATCCTGCAGCGCCTGCAGGCGCACATCACGGTACTTAGACCATTCCTGAGGGGTGACAGCGCGAATGGAGATCAAGAAGTGTCCTCTTTTGCCGGGTTGGCAATGAGCGCTTATCTTCGCATGCCCGCAGGGCGTGCCCAAGTGGCAGCGGCTGGCCTGCCACTTCAGGAAAGGTTTGAGCGGTCTCTGCCACGCCAAGCGCCACGGCATCCATGGAGGTACATGCATGTCGTGGCGCTTGAGTTGGTCAGCAAAGGCTGCTAGATCAAAGAATGGCTTCAATCAGGCTGGGGCCGGGGGTGTTGTAAGAGCGCGAGAGTGCCTGAGCCAGGGATTCCAGATTGCCGACCTTGACGGCGCTCACACCCATGCCCTTGGCAAGATCCGACCAGTCAATGATGGGCCTGTCCAGCGAGAGCATATCTGTGGCGCGCTTGCCGGGAGTACCCGCACCCACGGCCGCCAGTTCGCCGCGCAGGATGCCGTAGGCGCGGTTCACAAAGATCACCACGGTGACGTTGAGATTTTCCCGCGCCATGGTCCACAGCGATTGCAGGGTGTACATGCCGCTGCCGTCGCCTTCCAGTGCCAGAACCCGGCGCTCGGGCGCGGCCATGGCGGCGCCCACGGCTGCAGGCAGGGCAAAGCCGATGGAGCCGCCGCAGCTGGTCAACCAGTCGTGCGGAGCGGCATGTGCCGTCAGCGCATCAAAGCCCCGGCCGGTGGTCATGGCTTCCTCTACCACGATGGCATGGGCGGGCAGGGTGGCAGCCAGGGTTTTGCCAATGCCTTCGGGCGTCAAGGGGCCGGACAGGGCGACGGGCTCCTCCTGCTCGACCAGGTTAGCGGGCGCTAGGCGCTGGGCGTTCAGGGCTTCGCACAGAGCGGACAGAGCTTGCTCCGGGCAGTCTTCCGGTGTGGACAGGGTGAGGAATTCGCAACCTAGCGCCGTCAGGCGGCCAGGCTTGCCGGGGTAGGCGAAAAATGCCACGGGTGGCTTGGCGCCCACCAAAATGATGCGCTTGAATGGGGCCAAGGCGGCCAGGCCCAGATCCACGGCATAGGGCAGGCGGGGTACGCGCACCCGTCCGGCGCCGCGCTCCATGCGGGCGGTATAGAACTCGGCGCGCACCGTGCACTGCGTGGCAGCGGCAATCTTGCCGGCCAGGGTGGTGCATTTTTCGCGCAGGGCGCGGTCGCCCAGCAGGATCAAGGTGGATTGTGGCGCTTCACGCAGGGCTGCGATGATGGGCGCCCAATCCTGGGGCAGGGCTGCGCTGGCGGGAGCCGCTTGCTGGCTTACGGCTTGCGCGCTGGCATGCTGCGGTGCATCGGACGTATCAGGCACTTCAGACCAGGCCACATTGGCCGGCAGCACCAGGGTGGCAATGCCGCCGGGGCGCGCGTTGGCGCGGCGCACGGCTTGGGCGCCGTCGGCGGCAATGGCCTCCGCGCTGGCGGTGGTGTGCACCCAGTCGCTCATAGGAGCGGCAATGCCGTGAATGTCCGAGGTTAGCGGCGCATCCAGCTCCAGATGGCTGATGGCGTGATCCCCGACGATGTTGACAATGCCGGAGCGTGCTTTTTTGGCGTTGTGCAGATTGGCCAGGCCATTGGCAAGACCGGGGCCCAGGTGCAGCAGCGTGGCTGCGGGGCGGTCGGCCATGCGGTAGTAGCCGTCGGCCGCACCGGTGACCACGGTCTCATGCAGGCCCAGCACGCAGCGCATGCCCTCGATCTTGTCGAGAGCGGCCACGAAGTGCATCTCGGAGGTGCCGGGGTTGGTAAAGCACACATCCAACTGGTTGGCGATGAGTGTGTGGACTAGTGTTTCTGCACCATTCATGGGAGAGCTCTCCTGGGGTTGGGGCCGTATGCATGAGCGCAAGGGCCGTGCCGCTGCATTGAAGAAATAAAGACCATAGCGACTTGCGCTTTTACTGCAAGCATTTGCAATGACTTTTATATATTTTTCAGCGCAGCAATTGCGTTGCGCGCTATGTTTTTGCATTCGTTGTGAATACCCGAATCAAAGCCGGCAGTCAGACCGTAGCCCAGGGCTTGGCGGTCTTTGACGCGACGCGTTGAGTCGGCTTGCGCCGCTGACCGAAAATGCCAAGAGGCTGCCGTAAAGCACAAACGGCGCCAGGCAGTGGGTACTGAACCTGGCGCCGCCGTGAGTCCAGAGGCTGGATTGGCGTTGGGCGCGGCTTATTCCGGTTTGTAGTTGATGGACTTGAGCAGCGCGGCCTGTTGCTGGCTGGCCTGTTTGAGGTCGGCCATCAGCTCTTCGCTGGTCGCTGCCGTGGGTTCATCCATGCCCATTTCACGCACGCGCTTTTGCACGGCAGCCTTGCGGAAATGCGCCAAGGTGATTTCGCGCACTTTTTGCTGAATCGCTGGCGGGACATCGGGGCGAGACCAGACGCCAAACCAGCCGGCCTGTGCCAGTTGTGGGTAACCGAGCTCCTTGAAGGTCGGGGTGTCCGGCAGTTCGGCAATGCGCGTGGGGTAATTCACGGCAATCGGCTTGATCTTGCCGGCCTTGATCAGAGGCAGGGAGGTGGTCAGGCCGTCAAACATCAAAGGAATATGGCCGCCCATCAAGTCGGTCAAGGCAGGAGGAGAACCTTTGTAGCCCACATGTTTGAGCTGGATACTCGTCAGCTGTCCCAGCAGCATGCCAGAGGTGTGGCCCTTCATGCCGGTGGCGTAGGACGCAAAGTCCAGACCGCCCTTTTGGGTCTTGGTATAGCTGATGAGCTGCTGCAGATTGGAGACGGGCAGCTCCTTGTTGGCCACCAGAATCAGGCCGGTACGGCTGATCTGGGCCAGTGGCTTCAAGTCCTTGAACGGCTGGTAGTTGACTTTGTAGGCCAGAGGCGTCTCGGCGACGATACCGCCCTGAATCACCAGCAAGGTATGGCCGTCCTTGCCGTTGGCCATCAAGTCATTCACCGCCAGCACGCCGCCGGCACCCGGCTTGGATTCGACGATGACGGTCTTGCCCAGATCCTGCTGCAGACCCTCGGCCAGCAAGCGGGCCAGGGAGTCGGCACTGCCGCCGGCCGGCGCACCGACCACCAAGCGCAAGGGCTTGCTGGGCCAGTCGGCCTGGGCCTGAACCTGGGTGCTCAAGGCCGTGCCCAGCACGGCCATACCCAGTACCAATGTGTTGCGGCGTCGCTTGAAGTTCTGCATGTCTTGTCTCCTTGATGGTTTTTTGTGTGACTTAGAACGGTTTGTCGCCGATGATGGCTGCGCGCTCCATCTTGCGGGGGGCGGGCCAGTAGTCCTGCACGGCGTAGTGCTGGGTGCAACGGTTGTCCCAC
Protein-coding sequences here:
- a CDS encoding acyl-CoA dehydrogenase, which codes for MRLRSTIDFLLYDWLKTEELNSRPRFADHSRQTFDAVMDICERIAREKYAPFNRTVDTQEPQFDGEKVILPECTYEARKAFAESGMLSAAQDYEIGGMQLPYTVEAAANCFFAAASISIGSNMLTSGNANAILVHGTEMQKQVFAANEFNGRWAGTMCLSEPQAGSSLSDITTRAEADGQGFEADPLGPRYRLKGNKMWISSGDHELTENIVHLVLAKIPGADGKFIPGVKGISLFIVPKKLVDTEGRLTGERNDVALAGLNHKLGWRGTTNTLLNFGEGRYPVRGGAGALGYLVGKPGEGLKCMFHMMNEARISIGMAASMLGLAGYYASLEYAQNRPQGRPIGEGGKDASKPQSRIIEHADVKRMLLAQKAYGEGALALNLYCARLVDEQYTGSPEAAAQAKLLLEVLTPVAKSWPSEFCLEANSLAIQIHGGYGYTRDFAVEQYWRDNRLNMIHEGTHGIQAMDLLGRKVVMDGGKGLQLLAGRINATIERAMGRAQLSGYANHLAKALAEVGAATKSAWATGNPQEALANAVPYMQAFGHMVLAWTWLDVALALLDKDEELAIAAHKGGIAAMRYFFHYELPKIGGWLQVVKSRDMTCAQMREEEF
- a CDS encoding patatin-like phospholipase family protein, encoding MRLNVFLRPLACLSLLGLAACGSNPPSPSAAAPEATATTVSAPPIKIGLALGGGAAKGFAHIGVIKMLEANGLTPSVLAGTSAGSVVGALYASGMNAFELQEKAVALDEAKIRDLQLSSGGLVLGQKLEDYVNEQVNRKPLEQMAKPFVVVSTRLEDGERTVFARGNTGQAVRASSSVPGVFQPVTIGKYHFVDGGIVSPVPVDAVRNLGADIVIAVDISNKARGKAPENMLGALNQSIAIMGQKLGQAELARADIIIRPKVLDIGAADFGQRANAIVEGEKAAAALMPQIRERIAQLQAERAKALLLAQTKAGEARHQACLSQRSSMQKLAGMAGLSDSCDKP
- a CDS encoding MarR family transcriptional regulator gives rise to the protein MPTKSTDRAEGQHDLSQVRSRFGRLIGSVYRQWRRQVDLSFKDQGLTDATRMPLVVLYAKQEAMLQKELAKALHLETSSLVRVLDQLRAMQLVDWASDPQDRRTKRIALTEQGRAAAASIVDKSLEIEHEMLADLTPEELSVTRATLEKIAKRFAAMNDSEPGSTPR
- a CDS encoding MFS transporter; translation: MPETSTLSKSSLWTIPPAWWVGFALVVGVMGAALISPLYALYREAWQLRASDISAIYVLYMAGGLCSLLFLGRLPDRVGFKRVLLVFLALTLLGTLVSMLAWDKSSLIVGRFMVGVSSSLITISGTLGLTALLSRDGQSSPQRVAMLASFLNVFGFGLGPLIGGVLGQWGPQPLLTAYIPTLILGLVGMAAIYKLELPGHAHHAAHGQGVLRWQDCMPRLTWPARAESVAFMMTCGFPFLAFGVFGLYASMAPLFLKQMVSWHGPFVSGTAIAVILLASAAIQMLVSRMRVHRCGRLGMLALVVSNALLIVNLHASSTLIFVAGVALTAIGHGMSMLAGMSMVSRIAGPDNRAGLLSTYQLIGLIGSMLPMMAVGWIADHWGIDWAVTLFALMVMVLGTVLGWAFARHPRMRAVAQE
- a CDS encoding multidrug effflux MFS transporter, whose amino-acid sequence is MNEDGKDSAARSSLEALPQSVVGAAPFADRVRVPLWLLVLVTLSGTMAMHIFVPALPVAGSALHASPASMQQTITLYVVGLAVGQLIYGPISDAWGRRPALLMGLGLYLGAGLLALFAPSLEWLLAARLLQALGGAAGITLGRAIVRDTSTPARMTKDLALLNLLTLVGPGLSPIIGSYLAEHFGWRAIYVFLVCMGCAMVICSYKLLPETSKQRSPLAVAGIARDYRRLLGNPVFVGFMLGGSCSTTALYPYLATVPYIVHEQLGYPISQVGWFAAVTIVGASVGTLITRRLTGSVKPEIFLYLGAGLSCSMAVLLLLVYQWGALNATALVLISFTMTMGAGLASPAALSRSLSSAPGLVGSAAGFYGFGQMAMGAIGTKLVGYGDDPTVACAVTQIAITALALASYRFAQRRSPV